GCCGATGAACAGCCCCACCCCGATGATGCCCGCGCGCGACGCCAGGAACCGGCTGATCGCCTGCCGCGCGCCGCCTTCGCTTGCCATGAATCTCTCCTCAAAAGGTGAAGAGCCAGATCAGGTACGCAAAGTCTATGTCCTTGGCGCTGCCCGACTGGTCTACGAACGTGCCCGGGAAGAAGTGGCTGTAGCCGCCGATGATGGCCTGGTGGCGGTCGAGGTTGTAGCGCGCCAACAGGTCAATCTCGCTGCCCACGCGGTTCGAGGTGCCGGTGCCGCCAGCCCGCACCACCTGGCCCCCGGCGTTGTAGAGGGCATCGTCGTTGTCGGCCAGGCGGAAGCAGTGGCCGTGCAGCGCCACGAAGAGCTTCTTGTGCGGCTTCAGCTCCAGGCCCGCGTTGCAGTCCACGATGTTCTGCCGCCCGATGATGTCTATGTAGCCGAGGTAGGCGTGGCCGAGTGGGAAGAGTTGGTTGAAGGTCTTGACGTCGCCGCCCTTCCGGTCGTCGCCGCTGGCGTAGTCGAAGCCGACGAAGACGCGGGGCGTGGCCGGCGCCTGGGCCCACGTGTAGCCGAGCTGGGAGGCGAACATGAGGGCGTGGATGTCCCGCCCGCCGATTGTGCCGCGCTGGCAGGCGGTCTCGACGTCGAAGTCGAGGCCCGTGTTGCCGATCTTGCCGCCGAGGCGCGCGCCGACGGTCTGGCGGCGCTCGGTGCCCGACGTGCCGTTGAACGTCACGCCCTCCTGCTTCAGGCCGAGCCAGTAGGCGTCGAGGGCCAGGTTCCCGCCCGCGAGCGCGCGGGTGAGGTAGACGCCGTAGAGGTCCATGTCGTCGTTGTCATCGTTCGCGTGGTACTTGTCCACGACCACGAGGCGGCCCCAGAAGGCGGTCGCGGTCCACGGCCCGTGCTTGAGGATGGCGCTGGCCGCGTCGAAGGTGCGCCGCGTGTTGGCCCAGTCGAGCGTGCTTACGAGGCGTTCCTTGCCGAAGGCCAGTTCCTGCCGCCCGAGGCGCAGGGCCACGCTCGTCGCCGTGTCGCGGTACGGCGTAAACTCGAAGAAGGCGTTCTGGATGTCGCACTCGTCGGTGTCGAGCGTGCGGCGGCCCTGGGGCAGATCGCGGTCGGTGGTGTGCGCGCTCTTCAGCTCGATGAACACGCGGGCCCTGTCGCCCAAGTGGAAGTCGCCGTGGAGGCGGAAGCGCGACTG
The window above is part of the Planctomycetota bacterium genome. Proteins encoded here:
- a CDS encoding alginate export family protein, with the protein product MQARRSRRAVGSAACLVMLSSGLFGGEQAKGFQWPAFKDRRFEEDWSVLAKRKPDDPTDVFDPIKYVPLSPDGFIWASFGGQVRERYEHWNNFAFRKAAPRDDDYLQSRFRLHGDFHLGDRARVFIELKSAHTTDRDLPQGRRTLDTDECDIQNAFFEFTPYRDTATSVALRLGRQELAFGKERLVSTLDWANTRRTFDAASAILKHGPWTATAFWGRLVVVDKYHANDDNDDMDLYGVYLTRALAGGNLALDAYWLGLKQEGVTFNGTSGTERRQTVGARLGGKIGNTGLDFDVETACQRGTIGGRDIHALMFASQLGYTWAQAPATPRVFVGFDYASGDDRKGGDVKTFNQLFPLGHAYLGYIDIIGRQNIVDCNAGLELKPHKKLFVALHGHCFRLADNDDALYNAGGQVVRAGGTGTSNRVGSEIDLLARYNLDRHQAIIGGYSHFFPGTFVDQSGSAKDIDFAYLIWLFTF